A portion of the Mauremys reevesii isolate NIE-2019 linkage group 18, ASM1616193v1, whole genome shotgun sequence genome contains these proteins:
- the LOC120386425 gene encoding vacuolar protein sorting-associated protein 29-like isoform X2, which produces MAGHRLVLVLGDLHIPHRCNSLPAKFKKLLVPGKIQHILCTGNLCTKESYDYLKTLAGDVHVVRGDFDENLNYPEQKVVTVGQFKIGLIHGHQVIPWGDTASLALLQRQLDVDILISGHTHKFEAFEHENKFYINPGSATGAYNALEINIIPSFVLMDIQASTVVTYVYQLIGDDVKVERIEYKKP; this is translated from the exons atg GCTGGGCACAGA TTGGTGTTAGTATTAGGAGACCTTCACATCCCACATCGATGCAACAGCCTGCCAGCTAAATTCAAAAAATTGCTGGTTCCAGGCAAGATCCAGCATATCCTCTGCACAGGAAATCTCTGCACCAAGGAGAGCTATGACTACCTCAAGACTCTGGCTGGGGATGTTCACGTTGTCAGAGGGGACTTCGATGAG AACCTGAATTATCCAGAACAGAAAGTTGTAACTGTTGGGCAGTTTAAAATTGGGCTGATCCATGGCCATCAGGTTATTCCATGGGGTGACACGGCCAGCCTGGcactgctgcagaggcagctggatgTGGACATTCTGATTTCAGGGCATACACACAAATTTGAGGCATTCGAACATGAAAACAAGTTCTACATCAATCCGGGATCAGCCACGGGAGCCTATAATGCCTTGGAGAT AAACATCATTCCTTCATTTGTACTGATGGATATCCAGGCGTCCACAGTTGTGACTTATGTGTATCAACTCATTGGGGATGATGTGAAAGTAGAAAGAATTGAATACAAAAAGCCCTAA
- the LOC120386425 gene encoding vacuolar protein sorting-associated protein 29-like isoform X1, protein MLVLVLGDLHIPHRCNSLPAKFKKLLVPGKIQHILCTGNLCTKESYDYLKTLAGDVHVVRGDFDENLNYPEQKVVTVGQFKIGLIHGHQVIPWGDTASLALLQRQLDVDILISGHTHKFEAFEHENKFYINPGSATGAYNALEINIIPSFVLMDIQASTVVTYVYQLIGDDVKVERIEYKKP, encoded by the exons atg TTGGTGTTAGTATTAGGAGACCTTCACATCCCACATCGATGCAACAGCCTGCCAGCTAAATTCAAAAAATTGCTGGTTCCAGGCAAGATCCAGCATATCCTCTGCACAGGAAATCTCTGCACCAAGGAGAGCTATGACTACCTCAAGACTCTGGCTGGGGATGTTCACGTTGTCAGAGGGGACTTCGATGAG AACCTGAATTATCCAGAACAGAAAGTTGTAACTGTTGGGCAGTTTAAAATTGGGCTGATCCATGGCCATCAGGTTATTCCATGGGGTGACACGGCCAGCCTGGcactgctgcagaggcagctggatgTGGACATTCTGATTTCAGGGCATACACACAAATTTGAGGCATTCGAACATGAAAACAAGTTCTACATCAATCCGGGATCAGCCACGGGAGCCTATAATGCCTTGGAGAT AAACATCATTCCTTCATTTGTACTGATGGATATCCAGGCGTCCACAGTTGTGACTTATGTGTATCAACTCATTGGGGATGATGTGAAAGTAGAAAGAATTGAATACAAAAAGCCCTAA